Genomic DNA from Dysidea avara chromosome 10, odDysAvar1.4, whole genome shotgun sequence:
GTAAACACGAAGAAATGGCCAGTCAGTGACGACACGGTAATGCAGATAGCAACCGCTGAAGCACTAGTTGATTGCAAGTGGACAAACTTGAAGGAACTGTACTCCAATGTAGCTGCCAAGTATAAGGAATGCATGCGCGACATGGCTGGCCGAGCTCCAGGGTTGACTTGTCAAGATGTTGTTCACAAACTAAAACCTGCTGTGCCAAATGGGTATTGCGTGCCATTCAATCCACGTGGAGGTGGGTGTGGTGCTGCTATGCGTTCAGTTCCCATTGGACTGCACTTCTGGAAACCTGATCAACTGGATGACTTGATAGCTGTATCTATTGAGAGTGGAAGAATGACTCATAATCACCCAACTGGTTATCTTGGGTCTCTTGCTACCGCGTTGTTAGTGTCTTATGCTCTACAAGGTCAACCCATCAAACAATGGGGACGATTACTCTATGACACTCTGCCGAAAGCAAAAGAGTATGTTAAAAATGAAGGGCGTAATGTGAAGGAAAATATGGAGGCTTGGTCATATTTTGAGGATCAATGGAAGAACTACTTGACCAGTCGTGGCATCTTTGATCTTGATAGTTGTGAAGTGAAGTTCCCAGATAAGTATGGTATAGAAGAGAGGGATAAATTCTATCGTGAAATCAGTTTTTCTGGTACTGGTGGTGCCAGTGGACATGATGCTCCAATAATTGCTTATGATGCTATCCTAGGAGCACCTGGGGCAGACTCATGGGTAGAACTGTGTAGTCGTTCAATGTTTCATGGTGGAGACAGTGACAGTACTGGTATTATTGCTGGAGCTCTGTATGGTGCCATGCATGGCTTCAAGGGTGTACCTGAGGGAAACTACAAGTCACTGGAGTATCGTGACAGGATGGAAAAACTAGCTAAGAAAATTTACACTAAATAACAACTCTTTGTGTGCATATTTGGCATTGGTCTAGCTAAGTTCTGTGCAATAAAATAATGCCAACATCTATACACAAACTATGTGTTGTTAGTTTCAGTGTGTAGTATCTCATGTAAAGGTGATATAATCTTTTGTTATATTCTGATATAAAAAAGTGGCAACAATTTGTTGTCACAACTGATTACTACAgccattgttattgttattagagctttatTGGTGACTGTTGACCGCACAGCACATGCCAGGAAAGTTGTTACGTATATGTCTTTTCCCTGTCCTTTGATAAGAGGAAACTGGG
This window encodes:
- the LOC136268285 gene encoding ADP-ribosylhydrolase ARH1-like, with the translated sequence MAASTSSIPEKERFIASLILGGAGDALGYKGGEWEFCRSGRRIHEALEQLGGVEKIVVNTKKWPVSDDTVMQIATAEALVDCKWTNLKELYSNVAAKYKECMRDMAGRAPGLTCQDVVHKLKPAVPNGYCVPFNPRGGGCGAAMRSVPIGLHFWKPDQLDDLIAVSIESGRMTHNHPTGYLGSLATALLVSYALQGQPIKQWGRLLYDTLPKAKEYVKNEGRNVKENMEAWSYFEDQWKNYLTSRGIFDLDSCEVKFPDKYGIEERDKFYREISFSGTGGASGHDAPIIAYDAILGAPGADSWVELCSRSMFHGGDSDSTGIIAGALYGAMHGFKGVPEGNYKSLEYRDRMEKLAKKIYTK